A part of Myxococcus landrumus genomic DNA contains:
- a CDS encoding DNA-3-methyladenine glycosylase: protein MTPLPPSFYARPALVVARELLGTLLVVRDAQGVRRVGRIVETEAYIGEHDLACHAAKGLTARTEVMFGPAGRAYVYFIYGMHCCFNVVTDEPGVGAAVLIRAVEPVEGLEAEVRTDGPGRLCKALGLTLTHNRMELETDALHLLPGEAVAESRVERGPRIGVDYAGEWAQKPFRLWVGDSQHVSRRPAPRARKRP, encoded by the coding sequence ATGACGCCCTTGCCCCCTTCCTTCTACGCACGGCCGGCCCTGGTGGTGGCGAGGGAGCTGCTCGGCACGCTCCTGGTGGTGCGGGACGCGCAAGGCGTGCGCCGGGTGGGGCGCATCGTCGAGACCGAGGCGTACATCGGGGAGCACGACCTGGCGTGCCATGCGGCCAAGGGGCTCACCGCGCGCACCGAGGTGATGTTTGGCCCGGCGGGGCGGGCGTACGTCTACTTCATCTACGGGATGCACTGCTGCTTCAACGTGGTGACGGACGAGCCCGGGGTGGGGGCGGCGGTGCTGATTCGGGCCGTGGAGCCGGTGGAGGGCCTGGAGGCGGAGGTGCGCACGGATGGACCGGGGCGGTTGTGCAAGGCCCTGGGGCTGACCCTGACCCACAACCGGATGGAGCTGGAGACGGACGCGCTGCACCTGTTGCCCGGCGAGGCGGTGGCGGAGTCCCGGGTGGAGCGGGGTCCGCGGATTGGGGTGGATTACGCGGGGGAGTGGGCCCAGAAGCCCTTCCGGCTCTGGGTCGGGGACAGTCAACACGTCAGCAGGCGACCGGCACCCAGGGCTCGTAAGCGGCCTTGA
- a CDS encoding RNA polymerase sigma factor codes for MSDEVATEDDRLLLARAQDGDMSAFEALVEAHQDKVYGLALRMTRSEADAAEITQDTFLSAYQHLKDFRGDAAFGSWVHRIAANHALMRLRHRRVAQAAEAELQGPEFTARGTLADYPLQDWSRDAEEKALDAELGHAIRQAADRLPEGYREVFLLKDVDGLSYEQIAEVTGDSIPAIKSRLHRARLALREAIDAFYNRDSRGL; via the coding sequence ATGTCCGACGAGGTCGCCACGGAAGATGATCGCCTGCTCCTCGCCCGCGCGCAGGACGGGGACATGTCCGCCTTCGAGGCCCTGGTGGAAGCGCACCAGGACAAGGTGTACGGTCTCGCCTTGCGCATGACGCGCTCGGAGGCGGACGCCGCCGAAATCACCCAGGACACCTTCCTGTCGGCCTATCAACATCTCAAGGATTTCCGCGGGGATGCGGCCTTCGGCTCCTGGGTGCACCGGATTGCCGCCAACCATGCGCTCATGCGCCTGCGCCACCGCCGGGTGGCCCAGGCCGCCGAGGCGGAGCTCCAGGGGCCTGAATTCACGGCCCGGGGCACGCTGGCGGATTACCCTCTGCAGGACTGGAGTCGTGATGCAGAGGAGAAGGCGCTGGACGCGGAGCTGGGCCATGCCATCCGCCAGGCGGCGGACCGGCTGCCCGAGGGGTATCGTGAGGTCTTCCTCTTGAAAGACGTGGACGGCCTCAGTTACGAACAGATTGCAGAGGTGACGGGGGATTCCATTCCCGCCATCAAGAGCCGCCTGCACCGGGCTCGTCTCGCGCTCCGTGAAGCCATCGACGCCTTCTACAACCGGGACAGTCGAGGGCTGTGA
- a CDS encoding anti-sigma factor family protein: MYTCKDSINLLLEYLDGEMSPEEAQHLQEHLSGCSPCEEFLRTYRATPSLCKRAMAARMPKEVSSKLTEFLRSKIKSAS; this comes from the coding sequence ATGTACACCTGTAAAGACTCAATCAACCTCCTGCTGGAATACCTCGACGGCGAGATGTCGCCCGAGGAGGCGCAACACCTCCAGGAGCACCTGTCCGGGTGCTCGCCCTGTGAGGAGTTCTTGCGCACGTACCGGGCGACGCCCAGTTTGTGCAAGCGCGCGATGGCGGCGAGGATGCCGAAGGAGGTCAGCAGCAAGCTGACCGAGTTCCTTCGCTCCAAAATCAAGTCCGCCTCGTGA
- a CDS encoding radical SAM protein → MNLKQLSLPELEEALAPFSPSPTAVRKVFAAVFAHGKLSVEEVANSPQVPRRVADHLKAHGEMPSLQIVERRRADDGFVKYLFDSPLGGRVEAVRIPIFDEKYVVCVSSQVGCALACDFCMTGKLGFKRNLQTWEILDQVLQVRAEADRPVRGVVFMGMGEPLLNYKETLRAAGILSNPAGFSIAGTAITFSTAGHVPAIRRYTREGHPYRLAFSVTSAIAEKRAQVLPIEKTHPLPELIEAIREYSQVRRERAMIAYVAIRGFNLEREDAEALKTAFEGIPIKVDLIDVTDPTGKYQPPTAEELSAFRDYLQILKAPVARRYSGGKEIGAACGTLAATQYGGTVMPSPSQTS, encoded by the coding sequence GTGAACCTGAAGCAACTGTCGCTCCCTGAGTTGGAGGAGGCGCTCGCGCCTTTCTCCCCGTCGCCCACCGCGGTGCGCAAGGTGTTCGCCGCCGTCTTCGCCCATGGGAAGCTTTCCGTGGAGGAGGTGGCGAACTCTCCGCAGGTGCCGCGTCGCGTCGCGGACCACTTGAAGGCGCACGGCGAGATGCCGAGCCTTCAAATCGTGGAGCGGCGCCGGGCGGACGACGGCTTCGTGAAGTACCTCTTCGACTCACCGCTGGGCGGGCGGGTGGAAGCGGTCCGCATCCCCATCTTCGATGAGAAGTATGTCGTCTGCGTGTCCAGCCAGGTGGGCTGCGCGCTGGCGTGCGACTTCTGCATGACGGGGAAGTTGGGTTTCAAACGCAACCTGCAGACCTGGGAGATTCTGGACCAGGTGCTTCAGGTGCGGGCGGAGGCGGACCGGCCGGTGCGGGGCGTGGTGTTCATGGGGATGGGCGAGCCGCTGCTCAACTACAAGGAGACGCTGAGGGCGGCGGGCATCCTGTCGAATCCTGCGGGCTTCTCGATTGCGGGCACGGCGATAACGTTCTCGACGGCGGGGCATGTGCCGGCGATCCGCCGCTACACGCGAGAGGGGCATCCGTACCGGTTGGCGTTCTCGGTGACGAGCGCCATCGCGGAGAAGCGGGCGCAGGTGCTGCCCATCGAGAAGACGCATCCGTTGCCGGAGTTGATTGAGGCGATTCGCGAGTACAGCCAGGTGCGTCGCGAGCGGGCGATGATTGCCTATGTGGCGATTCGCGGGTTCAACCTGGAGCGGGAGGACGCGGAGGCGCTGAAGACGGCCTTCGAGGGGATTCCCATCAAGGTCGACCTCATCGACGTGACGGACCCGACGGGGAAGTACCAGCCTCCGACGGCGGAGGAGCTGAGCGCGTTCCGCGATTACTTGCAGATTCTGAAGGCGCCGGTGGCTCGGCGGTATTCAGGGGGCAAGGAGATTGGGGCGGCGTGCGGGACGCTGGCGGCGACGCAGTATGGCGGCACGGTGATGCCGTCGCCTTCGCAGACGTCGTGA
- a CDS encoding DUF6183 family protein: protein MNSMVSSLLGAVTTQPGVKDALFQVDKLGEQGDHAALVALAAGLEARHSATPSERRWRLHAVSDHLEEVLAQGRDFESALALLEVARQPRDARFQGLHSASRRAQDIASLLATFRPASTFIELLAHRRGPDDLTELFACGIHEYVLRGSSLASHPHVRDFWAQVVQRGHPLAELPLTRSSWESALGLDLGVEDLSSTVSSLASRMASDDDDDAPTLPNIQVAVRDEPVPPHFAAVIETRGDDGPPSQYEQRVLKLRPSLPKAPADSIQSVLVDLDLDLLKDADFVTCNRAALEDVVSSLFGLAVFGARGWQGALGAAHGRLALWRTLAGLSGFEGPLDPKALGARLEACGWYRFEASERVRNASRRLGLVCLRPGGTSLALLAVRDEP from the coding sequence ATGAATTCGATGGTGAGCTCGCTCTTGGGTGCCGTCACCACCCAGCCCGGTGTGAAGGACGCGCTCTTCCAGGTGGACAAGCTGGGGGAGCAGGGCGACCACGCGGCGCTGGTGGCGCTCGCGGCGGGGCTGGAGGCTCGCCACTCGGCGACGCCCTCTGAACGCCGCTGGCGGCTTCATGCCGTGTCCGACCACCTGGAGGAGGTCCTCGCCCAGGGGCGGGACTTCGAGAGCGCCCTGGCCCTGCTGGAGGTCGCACGCCAGCCTCGCGACGCCCGCTTCCAGGGACTGCACTCCGCCTCACGCCGTGCCCAGGACATCGCCTCGCTCCTGGCCACCTTCCGCCCCGCCTCGACCTTCATCGAACTGCTGGCGCATCGCCGTGGACCCGATGACCTCACGGAGCTGTTCGCCTGCGGCATCCACGAGTACGTCCTGCGTGGCTCCTCGCTGGCGTCACACCCCCACGTTCGCGACTTCTGGGCCCAAGTCGTTCAACGCGGACACCCGCTGGCGGAGCTCCCGCTGACCCGCTCGTCCTGGGAGTCCGCCCTCGGCCTGGACCTGGGCGTCGAGGACCTCTCCTCCACCGTCTCCTCCCTCGCGTCGCGCATGGCCTCCGACGACGATGACGACGCACCGACCCTCCCCAACATCCAGGTCGCCGTGCGCGATGAGCCCGTGCCGCCTCACTTCGCCGCTGTCATCGAGACTCGCGGCGACGACGGTCCCCCCAGCCAATACGAGCAGCGCGTCCTCAAGCTGCGCCCCTCGCTCCCCAAGGCCCCCGCGGACAGCATCCAGTCCGTCCTCGTCGACCTGGACCTGGACCTGCTCAAGGACGCGGACTTCGTCACCTGCAATCGCGCCGCGCTCGAGGATGTGGTGTCCTCGCTCTTCGGTCTGGCTGTCTTTGGCGCTCGCGGCTGGCAAGGCGCTCTCGGCGCCGCCCACGGACGTCTGGCATTGTGGCGCACCCTGGCGGGACTCAGCGGCTTTGAAGGGCCCCTGGACCCGAAGGCCCTCGGCGCCCGGCTGGAGGCCTGCGGCTGGTACCGCTTTGAAGCCTCCGAGCGTGTTCGCAACGCGTCCCGTCGCCTGGGGCTCGTGTGCCTGCGGCCCGGAGGCACGTCACTGGCCCTGCTGGCCGTGCGCGACGAGCCCTGA
- a CDS encoding DedA family protein, whose amino-acid sequence MVEYIDQLIGALGPLGLLVLGVAAALEYVVPPFPGDTITLLGGVYAVRGTQPWALVFLVVVAGSVLGAFINYQVGHWLAQRFDANPERSYFGITHARLQEVQSRMRRTGPWLLVINRFLPGIRGLIFVAAGAARMPRLNALGLGAVSAMAHTGLVLALGAAVGGNLEKLTALISRYQYAVVGLVVVGVVAVLVRMFARRRAPAPGP is encoded by the coding sequence ATGGTGGAATACATCGACCAGCTCATCGGAGCGCTCGGGCCGTTGGGGCTGCTGGTGTTGGGTGTCGCCGCGGCCTTGGAGTACGTCGTCCCACCTTTCCCGGGGGACACCATCACCCTGCTGGGCGGTGTGTACGCGGTGCGAGGCACCCAGCCGTGGGCGCTCGTCTTCCTCGTCGTCGTCGCGGGGAGCGTCCTCGGCGCCTTCATCAACTACCAGGTGGGCCACTGGCTGGCCCAGCGCTTCGACGCCAACCCCGAGCGCAGCTACTTCGGCATCACCCACGCGCGCCTCCAGGAAGTGCAGTCCCGGATGCGCCGCACCGGCCCGTGGCTCCTCGTCATCAACCGCTTCCTGCCCGGCATCCGAGGTCTCATCTTCGTCGCCGCGGGTGCCGCGCGCATGCCTCGGCTGAATGCCCTGGGCCTGGGCGCGGTGTCCGCCATGGCACATACGGGGCTGGTGCTCGCGCTGGGCGCCGCGGTGGGCGGAAACCTCGAGAAGCTGACCGCCCTCATCAGCCGCTACCAGTACGCCGTCGTGGGGCTCGTGGTGGTGGGCGTGGTGGCGGTGTTGGTGCGCATGTTCGCTCGCCGACGTGCGCCCGCCCCAGGGCCCTGA
- a CDS encoding ABC transporter substrate-binding protein, translating into MGAKRYLFTFGLLAGLLSALVLGGVLELSGQPLEASSWTVLLLATPALYLTGGYLSWFRWAALRRLARRRVMARLAEGDLTTSGGPTFEGHEDVRRLILSLRRALSQVQRVTANLHRTSNDVSEQALSLLEAARRQGGAVERTLQSVSDMGGSLQVVGKRVHQLEVFAVDTTGALLEMTERLGQVVGALSQVNDFANHTTALMQAMSERLANIASSGDELARFASEAEDFVALVEGGIDSVRRRASETNQLALAVTATAERGEVLVADSVKGMYRVEETVRKAAELMGTLGARSAEIGRIVDVIQEIADQTNLLALNAAIIAAQAGEHGRPFGVVANEIRNLAERTTRSTREIGAMVSGIRDAVLTAVALVHEGREQATAGVALGDRASEALVEIRTITQRTFSAVEATVTETQRLEAQGATVVEASRRVARRVEDVTRMAIEQSGHARELVRQTMEMARVGHGASQKAEDQARTGRDLSEAVVRLSASIEELRTANAVLIKADASIREEVAQVREDARRVIRIGDGLTRTVNQLGHEALGLETEVFRFQLPRPRAGGTLRIVLHQAASLRNRQAVDPLFSVENQLSELTACAFSGLTRLEDGGLEPDLAERWDADPSARRYRFYLRRGVTFHDGALLTATDVKRHLERLMDPAVRSPDRSLLEDVEGAVEFSSGLAREVSGIEVLDDTTLEIRLREPKAFFPHLMALTPTAVARVDAGGRLVGTGPFRVVSLEPERAVLERNPSYWRPTVPLLDRLEFQLVDSREEAVTRLRTGSADLVSFLSAEHVEVPGLDSFQVLASAAPFTAFVALNLREAPYDDVRVRRALRAGMNIQGAVEQFHPGARVARTLTPPELIGGAEVRGLPTPDVALAEQLLRDVGLRRLRLTLHHPAGRDTSAEDAVLFRPLLQAGLLELRHVEMAPEDYAVHLREGKLPAFHAHWLADFPDPDTFLYFLLNSAAQTIYPLSYRNAELDRITAEARVSIDPELRQQLYVRAEHLFHDDCPLIPLYHERIHAAATSSVQGLRLHQTPPQVRYEDLWVDPNTAA; encoded by the coding sequence ATGGGCGCCAAACGGTACCTCTTCACGTTCGGCCTGCTGGCCGGTCTGCTCTCCGCGCTCGTGCTCGGGGGTGTCCTCGAGTTGAGCGGCCAGCCGCTGGAGGCGTCCTCGTGGACGGTGCTGCTGCTGGCGACGCCCGCGCTGTACCTGACGGGGGGCTATCTGTCGTGGTTCCGCTGGGCGGCGCTGCGGCGGCTGGCCCGGCGCCGCGTCATGGCCCGGCTGGCGGAGGGAGACCTCACCACCTCGGGCGGGCCCACCTTCGAGGGACACGAGGACGTCCGCCGCCTCATCCTGTCGCTGCGCCGCGCGCTGTCGCAGGTGCAGCGGGTGACGGCCAACCTGCACCGCACCAGCAACGACGTGAGCGAACAGGCCCTCAGCCTGCTCGAAGCGGCGCGCCGTCAAGGTGGCGCCGTGGAGCGCACGCTCCAGTCCGTCAGCGACATGGGTGGCAGCCTCCAGGTGGTGGGCAAGCGCGTGCACCAGCTCGAGGTGTTCGCCGTCGACACCACCGGCGCGCTGCTGGAGATGACGGAGCGGCTGGGACAGGTGGTCGGCGCGCTGTCGCAGGTCAATGACTTCGCCAACCACACCACCGCGTTGATGCAGGCCATGAGCGAGCGGCTGGCCAACATCGCCTCCTCCGGCGATGAGCTGGCGCGCTTCGCCAGCGAGGCCGAGGACTTCGTGGCCCTCGTCGAAGGCGGCATCGACTCCGTGCGCCGCCGCGCCAGCGAGACGAACCAGTTGGCGCTCGCGGTGACGGCGACGGCCGAGCGAGGCGAAGTGCTGGTGGCCGACAGCGTGAAGGGCATGTACCGGGTGGAGGAGACGGTCCGGAAGGCCGCGGAGCTGATGGGCACGCTGGGCGCCCGCTCCGCGGAGATTGGCCGCATCGTCGACGTCATCCAGGAGATTGCCGACCAGACCAACCTGCTCGCCCTCAACGCCGCCATCATCGCCGCCCAGGCCGGTGAGCACGGCCGGCCCTTCGGTGTCGTGGCCAACGAGATTCGCAACCTCGCCGAGCGCACCACGCGCTCCACGCGCGAAATCGGCGCCATGGTGTCCGGCATCCGCGACGCGGTGCTGACCGCGGTGGCGCTGGTGCACGAGGGCCGCGAGCAGGCCACCGCCGGCGTGGCCCTGGGAGACCGCGCCTCCGAGGCGCTGGTGGAGATTCGCACCATCACCCAGCGCACCTTCAGCGCCGTGGAAGCCACGGTGACGGAGACGCAGCGGCTGGAGGCCCAGGGCGCCACGGTGGTGGAGGCCAGCCGGCGCGTGGCTCGCCGCGTGGAGGACGTCACGCGCATGGCCATCGAGCAGTCCGGCCACGCGCGCGAGTTGGTGCGCCAGACGATGGAGATGGCCCGCGTGGGCCATGGGGCCTCGCAGAAGGCGGAGGACCAGGCGCGCACGGGGCGCGACCTGTCCGAGGCCGTGGTGCGGCTGAGCGCGTCCATCGAGGAGCTGCGCACCGCCAACGCCGTGCTCATCAAGGCGGACGCGTCCATTCGCGAGGAAGTGGCGCAGGTGCGCGAGGACGCGCGCCGGGTCATCCGCATCGGCGATGGGCTGACGCGCACGGTGAATCAGCTCGGCCATGAGGCGCTGGGGTTGGAGACGGAGGTGTTCCGCTTCCAACTGCCCCGACCTCGCGCGGGCGGCACGCTGCGCATCGTGCTGCACCAGGCGGCCTCGCTGCGAAACCGCCAGGCGGTGGACCCGCTGTTCAGCGTGGAGAACCAGCTCTCGGAGCTGACCGCGTGTGCCTTCTCCGGCCTCACGCGGCTGGAGGACGGCGGGCTGGAGCCGGACCTCGCCGAGCGCTGGGACGCGGACCCCTCCGCGCGCCGCTACCGCTTCTATCTGCGCCGAGGCGTCACCTTCCACGACGGGGCGCTGCTCACGGCGACCGACGTGAAGCGCCACCTGGAGCGGCTGATGGACCCGGCGGTGCGCTCACCAGACCGCAGCCTGCTCGAGGATGTGGAGGGGGCTGTCGAGTTCTCCTCGGGCCTGGCCCGCGAGGTGTCCGGCATCGAGGTGCTCGACGACACCACGCTGGAGATTCGCCTGCGCGAGCCCAAGGCGTTCTTCCCGCACTTGATGGCGCTGACGCCCACGGCGGTGGCTCGCGTGGATGCGGGGGGAAGGCTGGTGGGCACCGGTCCCTTCCGGGTCGTGTCGCTGGAGCCGGAGCGCGCGGTGCTGGAGCGCAATCCGTCTTACTGGCGCCCCACGGTGCCGCTGCTGGACCGGCTGGAGTTCCAGTTGGTGGACTCGCGCGAGGAGGCCGTCACGCGGCTGCGCACGGGCTCCGCGGACCTGGTGTCCTTCCTCTCCGCGGAGCATGTGGAGGTGCCCGGGCTCGACTCTTTCCAGGTGCTGGCCAGCGCCGCGCCCTTCACCGCCTTCGTGGCCCTCAACCTGCGCGAGGCGCCCTACGACGACGTGCGCGTGCGCCGGGCCCTGCGCGCGGGCATGAACATCCAGGGCGCGGTGGAGCAGTTCCACCCAGGCGCCCGCGTCGCCCGCACCCTCACCCCGCCCGAGCTGATTGGCGGCGCGGAGGTCCGCGGACTGCCGACGCCCGACGTGGCCCTCGCGGAGCAGCTCCTGCGCGACGTGGGCCTGCGACGGCTGCGGCTCACGCTGCATCACCCCGCCGGTCGAGACACCTCCGCCGAGGACGCGGTGCTCTTCCGTCCCCTGCTGCAAGCGGGGCTGCTGGAGCTGCGGCACGTAGAGATGGCGCCCGAGGACTACGCGGTGCACCTGCGCGAGGGAAAGCTCCCGGCCTTCCACGCGCACTGGCTGGCGGACTTCCCGGACCCGGACACGTTCCTCTACTTCCTGCTGAACTCCGCCGCGCAGACCATCTATCCGCTGAGCTATCGCAACGCGGAGCTGGACCGCATCACCGCGGAGGCGCGCGTGTCCATCGACCCGGAGCTGCGCCAGCAGCTCTACGTGCGCGCCGAGCACCTCTTCCACGACGACTGTCCGCTCATCCCGCTGTACCACGAGCGCATCCACGCGGCGGCCACGTCCTCGGTGCAGGGCTTGCGGCTGCACCAGACGCCGCCGCAGGTCCGCTATGAAGACCTCTGGGTGGACCCGAACACGGCCGCGTGA
- a CDS encoding lasso peptide biosynthesis protein produces MSPPLALLVLALAASPVSPGKGAEGPPRGESARFVFAWRGVPVGTVTLTHEAGRFTYLSQHLHTRGTSHGERRREVTLEVDASGRLPGGKVVPQALWLWRGPPAPGCVTGREELSGREGLHCATGGTAPWVEGTLLGVAFRARYGAGGRMEVLEVGESRFTEAAPGERLRAPPDFFSRGLPVEGEQGALTLVPAMDVPSRLDGMTPWTRGAARALSARVHAAFPEKGPGAADWREGGEGEAGGCLAHALRFAAEAREKGVKVALVHGLLVVDGGPARPHAWVRVALVEGGTLDLDPTSMDAVRPDTHLALALADARGPALEAGARWLALLRGAHRVVRQR; encoded by the coding sequence GTGTCTCCCCCGCTCGCCCTCCTCGTCCTCGCCCTCGCCGCCAGCCCCGTGAGCCCAGGGAAGGGGGCGGAGGGGCCTCCCAGGGGAGAATCGGCGCGCTTCGTCTTCGCCTGGCGAGGCGTCCCCGTGGGAACGGTGACCCTGACGCACGAGGCCGGGCGCTTCACGTACCTGAGCCAGCACCTGCACACCCGAGGCACCAGCCACGGAGAGCGGCGCCGCGAGGTGACACTGGAGGTGGACGCCTCGGGACGGCTCCCAGGGGGAAAGGTGGTGCCCCAGGCGCTGTGGCTGTGGCGAGGTCCCCCCGCGCCGGGCTGCGTGACAGGACGCGAGGAGCTGTCCGGCCGGGAGGGCCTCCACTGCGCCACCGGAGGGACGGCCCCCTGGGTGGAGGGCACGCTGCTGGGCGTTGCCTTCCGCGCCCGCTACGGCGCGGGTGGGCGCATGGAGGTGCTGGAGGTGGGCGAGTCCCGCTTCACCGAGGCGGCTCCCGGAGAGCGCCTGCGGGCTCCGCCCGACTTCTTCTCGCGTGGTCTCCCCGTGGAGGGCGAGCAAGGGGCGCTGACGCTGGTGCCCGCCATGGACGTCCCGTCGCGGCTGGACGGGATGACCCCGTGGACGCGAGGCGCCGCCCGGGCGCTGTCGGCGCGGGTGCACGCGGCGTTTCCGGAGAAGGGCCCCGGGGCCGCGGATTGGCGCGAGGGAGGCGAAGGCGAGGCGGGCGGGTGTCTGGCGCACGCGCTGCGCTTCGCGGCGGAGGCTCGGGAGAAGGGCGTGAAGGTGGCCCTGGTGCACGGGCTCCTGGTGGTGGATGGCGGGCCCGCGCGGCCCCACGCGTGGGTGCGCGTGGCGCTGGTGGAGGGCGGCACGCTGGATTTGGACCCCACGTCGATGGACGCGGTGCGGCCGGACACGCACCTGGCGCTGGCGCTGGCGGATGCGCGAGGCCCGGCGCTGGAGGCGGGAGCGCGGTGGCTCGCGCTCCTGCGGGGGGCTCACCGCGTGGTCCGCCAGCGGTGA
- a CDS encoding arginine N-succinyltransferase, whose protein sequence is MLLLRDVQKTDLAGLKRLAAVLNTVNLPNNEETLENIIDKSVKSFAGKVKNPLEREYLFVLEDVRNGLIIGTSMIIAQHGTYEAPHIYYEVSEREHYSASLERHLRHKVLSIAYNYEGPTEIGGLVVDPPYRATPDKPGKQLSYVRFLFIAMHRRLFRPRVLAELLPPLLPDGRSLLWEACGKKFTGLTYLEADRLSRQNKEFIKELFPASDIYASLFPDRVQKVLGEVGPNTRGVQRMLERIGFKYVERIDPFDGGPHFEANTGDVSLIRKYRTVKLAEEDFDMEGDDVLVAFEKESGRNRFRSVRCMARLDNQVIYLPAAAKEALGADAGDRLSIIPFE, encoded by the coding sequence ATGCTTCTCCTGCGTGACGTCCAGAAGACCGACCTGGCCGGCCTCAAGCGGCTCGCCGCCGTGCTCAACACGGTGAACCTGCCGAACAACGAGGAGACGCTCGAGAACATCATCGACAAGTCGGTGAAGAGCTTCGCCGGCAAGGTGAAGAACCCGCTCGAGCGTGAGTACCTCTTCGTGCTGGAGGACGTGCGAAACGGCCTCATCATCGGCACGTCGATGATCATCGCCCAGCACGGCACCTACGAGGCGCCGCACATCTACTACGAGGTGAGCGAACGGGAGCACTACTCCGCCTCCCTGGAGCGCCACCTCCGGCACAAGGTCCTCTCCATCGCCTACAACTACGAGGGCCCCACGGAGATTGGGGGCCTCGTCGTCGACCCGCCCTACCGCGCCACGCCGGACAAGCCCGGCAAGCAGTTGTCGTATGTGCGCTTCCTCTTCATCGCCATGCACCGCCGGCTGTTCCGTCCGCGCGTGCTGGCGGAGCTGCTCCCGCCGCTGCTCCCGGACGGTCGCAGCCTGCTGTGGGAGGCCTGCGGCAAGAAGTTCACCGGCCTGACGTACCTGGAGGCCGACCGCCTCAGCCGGCAGAACAAGGAGTTCATCAAGGAGCTGTTCCCCGCCTCGGACATCTACGCGTCCCTCTTCCCGGACCGCGTGCAGAAGGTGCTGGGCGAGGTGGGGCCGAACACGCGCGGCGTGCAGCGCATGCTCGAGCGCATCGGCTTCAAGTACGTGGAGCGCATCGACCCGTTCGACGGAGGCCCGCACTTCGAGGCCAACACGGGCGACGTGTCGCTCATCCGCAAGTACCGCACGGTGAAGCTGGCCGAGGAGGACTTCGACATGGAGGGTGACGACGTGCTCGTCGCCTTCGAGAAGGAGTCCGGCCGCAACCGCTTCCGCTCCGTGCGCTGCATGGCCCGGCTCGACAACCAGGTCATCTACCTGCCCGCGGCCGCGAAGGAAGCCCTGGGCGCGGACGCGGGCGACCGGCTGTCCATCATCCCCTTCGAGTAA
- a CDS encoding polysaccharide lyase: MWMVPGLALAGIVWRGDFETGNRSQYSGEQMVSSDRLLVVTNPVAQGKYALKVTVKQGDDPINSSGNRNELVYQGGEKEGSEYFYRWNVMFAPDFPSVDTWQLFTQWHHDGCCGSPPLEFYVRGEEIRMVLNDDNTIPWRTKLQRGVWHEFILHVKWSSKASTGFVELWHNKEKVLQKRSAVTMYAGQGNYLKLGLYRSDTVKQVGVVYHDGFIQATTLADVLETPTVPDAGTPVDAGTPTVDAGTPEPMPDAGEPVVPEPVDAGTPPQADSGVVSDAGTSVDAGTGGLKPPVEELPEGGDEEGAGCNSSGGSLAAVTLLGLLGLARVRRRRSR; the protein is encoded by the coding sequence ATGTGGATGGTTCCCGGCCTGGCATTGGCAGGCATTGTGTGGAGAGGTGACTTCGAGACAGGTAATCGCTCGCAATACTCGGGGGAGCAGATGGTGAGCTCCGACCGGTTGCTGGTGGTGACGAATCCGGTGGCGCAAGGGAAGTACGCGCTGAAGGTCACCGTGAAGCAGGGAGACGACCCCATCAACTCCAGCGGCAATCGCAACGAGCTGGTGTACCAGGGGGGCGAGAAGGAAGGCTCCGAGTACTTCTATCGGTGGAACGTGATGTTCGCACCGGACTTCCCGAGCGTGGACACGTGGCAGCTCTTCACGCAGTGGCACCATGACGGGTGCTGCGGCTCACCTCCGCTGGAGTTCTACGTGCGAGGTGAGGAGATTCGGATGGTGTTGAACGATGACAACACGATTCCGTGGCGCACGAAGCTCCAGCGGGGCGTGTGGCATGAGTTCATCCTGCACGTGAAGTGGTCCTCGAAGGCGAGCACGGGCTTCGTGGAGCTGTGGCACAACAAGGAGAAGGTGCTGCAGAAGCGCAGCGCGGTGACGATGTACGCGGGGCAGGGCAACTACTTGAAGCTGGGCCTGTATCGCAGCGACACCGTGAAGCAGGTCGGCGTCGTGTACCACGATGGTTTCATCCAGGCGACGACGCTGGCGGACGTGCTGGAGACGCCGACGGTGCCGGATGCGGGGACGCCGGTGGACGCGGGCACGCCCACGGTCGACGCGGGGACTCCCGAGCCGATGCCGGACGCGGGTGAGCCCGTGGTGCCGGAGCCCGTGGATGCGGGGACTCCGCCGCAGGCGGACTCGGGCGTGGTGTCGGATGCGGGGACGTCGGTGGATGCGGGCACGGGTGGCTTGAAGCCCCCAGTGGAGGAGCTCCCGGAGGGCGGCGACGAAGAGGGCGCGGGCT